In Zingiber officinale cultivar Zhangliang chromosome 3A, Zo_v1.1, whole genome shotgun sequence, the DNA window AATTCCTCAAATTTGTTCTATTTTAATTGAAATCTCATTACTTCCCAAAGATGACAGTGATCCAATGATTCTTTGTTGGGTTTGATATAAAAGAAGAAATTGCATATTTGGTATCCACACTTCTACTTTTTGTGTGAAGACTTTTACACTATTTGTCTTTAGGTCTCCTTAATAGTTGCAACTAAGGGTTTGATGTTGTTTCTCCATGTCAAAATGTATTAATTGGCTGCTATATGAAACATGTCtattttttcctctaaatatttctattttaactaatatcttactcatttttaaagtacatgatgatttgttgttgacttgcatacaaaagaagagaagtttatttactatgtgtagttcttgtttgtgtgaactcttaatcattttctatttatttcaggtTCTTCATAACATTGCTATTGCAGAATACTTTCACTGGAATATGCTACGTGATTCAATAACTCCTATTTTTCCACTGGACTGTtaatctctttttgattttgtggatAACTTTGCTGCAAACTATGCTCTGAAGAGAGTTTATTATGTCAACTATGCATTGGGTTATCTGGACGCAGGAAACCTTGCTGGCATCTATTATGAACAAAGTCAACTTGACATGGCAATTCTGCATTACAAGCAAGCTATCAACTGTGATTCTACCTTTATTGAAGCTTACAATAATCTAGTAAGTTGATAATGGTCTAATATGTCAAAATGTGGTATCCTTCTTGATGGTGAGCCAGGTTAGTTAATGACCGACTTTCTTGCACATTAAAAGGGGAATGCTCTCAAAGACGCTGGACATGTGGAAGAGGCTATCAACTTCTATAGGGTGActttttaatttggatatttttattctcttaagttttttttccttgttgaataacttcattttaataatttttcccaagtcatgccttgctttacaacctaaccatccacaagaattgtcaagccttggcaacatatacatggactggtaagctttagaaatgtttgatgacaactatgcgaatagtttatttttgttcctttatgaaacttctcttcatgcagcaACATGATGAGTATTGCTGCATCATTCTATAAGGCAACTTTAGCAGTTACAACAGGGATATCTGCGCCCTTCAacaacttggctattatatacaagCAACAGGTAGAGTACTATATCTGCCTTTTTCATCGCTAGTTTGAGAGTTACTGCATATTGCCTCATTTAATGGAAGAAAGTCATATAATTTGTCTATCTTCTTCTTTGCTATCTTTGCCCCTAGTTGGAAATTGATAGTTCTCTTGTATTACACCAGGGAAATTATGCAGAAGTGATAGCCTGTTACAATGAAGTTCTTCGCAGACTGCTGCTGATGGTCTTGTCAATAGAGGGAACACATTGAAGGAGATTGGTAGAGTTACTGAAGCAATTCAGGATTATATACGTGCTGTGAATATCAGACCAACTATGCCTAAAGCCCATGCAAATTTGGCTTCAGCTTACAAAGATAGGtaatttcttctttgaatttgTGCTGGTGTTGGACTATATCAGTATCTTACATCATTgattcttctttctatttatttgtggttgagataattgatgaacgtttctctttttaagcattccaattactcatcttgttacctggtgctcttactgctttttcaattatgatttttggtcttgatttactaatatattatttatgtgtttttaaagTTTACAAATCttaagtactccagagttgaaattgatgaagtgcggttcgagtgggttgaatgaatgctagattacatttgagtaggaaaggtatttgatttttgaaaactttggatgatgcatgcatttgcatggaatgtaaattacGAATattaccttgatgtgtacaatatctattaccttttgatgttgtaaaaagaatatttgtgtattttatggatactgttgtaagaagaatatttatgtaatttgtgaatatttgtgtattttatggatactgttggaagaagaatatttgtgtaatttgtgaatatttgtgtatttttttggttattgtcggtttttcactgtttcggaaatcaaatttatgctgttaaaaaatactgataatacatcggttttccaccgctgcaaaaccggtgttattaactaatattacatcggttgtataccgctgccaaaactggtgctattagcatataatattacatcggttttacaccgttgatgaaacggtgtcgttaagtgatactacaccggttaataaccgattcgaacaccgatgtcgttaagtgatactactccggttttaacccgatgtctaaaatggcagaccttttacatcgccttcatagacattggtcgaaaatgtaatagacaccggtggaaaaccgatgtctatgagggtttttgttataGTGGATGCACCTCCaagacctccttccattgtaattaaaAATTGGAAACGAAAGTGCATAAAAATGGAGATGAAAATGTATAGAGAATGTAAAATTGAgattaaaagtagagaagatgcgtgtgaaaatgatgaaatgaactttctatttatagagtttagatagtaacggacactaaagaATAGTCTTTAATCAAAAAGTGGTCAAATAATCTTAACAGTTGAAAAATACTCCAACCCCCTTCCCAACGTCTAGGAACCACCAGTCCAACgggcaataaataaataaaattggggTGAACCGGCGGGAAGAACCGGTGGTTAACCAGCGGTCCACCTGTTTTTGAGCCTTGAATGTTGACCCAGTTATAAGCCCGAATTGGGTCCCGGACCCAAATCAGGGCCGGATCTACTTTCCACCAAAACTTGTTAACTTCATCCTACAAGTTGAATTCTCATTTTGTTTACCATCAACATAATTTGATGATATCAACATAGCACTTATGTGTCATTAGTTGATTTCCCTTGACTTCGCCAACCTGATTATCCATGAaaaatttgatcttttggcaaAAAGTTGAGACAACCGCCCGAAACTCATTTAAGTCCAGTCGacctaatattatattatatgttGAGGGTGCGCCCACCACTATGAAGGCCTATCGACGTgccctcattaggggctcctcccctaagaaTATGGTCAGCTTAATTTGATTGAGCGGCTGAATATCGTTGCTCATGAATCCATACGAAGGTGTCATCATGTGTTGAAGCTTGCTCATCAATCTACAGTTgctcaaacgccttcttgaagataattTTGATAGAGCTACATATGTCAATATAAGTTCGATGTATGTTATAATTGGCTATAGCAACCTTAATAATCAAAACATCATTGTGGAGTACTTTCACCCCCTATAAATTcttgggcccgaaactaatcTCGGCCCCTTTTTCCTACTCTTGGCTATAGCCAATAGAGTGGATCTTCAATCGACGAGCGTACGATTTTCTGACCCGGTTGGAGTCTCCATCGGTTGGGCCTCCTGCAATCATCCCAATATCCCCCCTATTGGTGTAGAAAGCACCAGATGATCGGACTCAAGTTCTTattatggaaaagggttcaaagttaaggtttcttaTTGTTTTAATTAGTTGAACTGAGTgtacaagaaagtcctaagtgatcttaggaaaAAGAAAGTCCTATTTGagactaggcagttggaaagtcataGTTGTGGTTAAGAAATGAAGACCTAATCCTGGGGGCTGgacaaagtcttggcgggtctagGACGTTAAgcgaaatcctagggtcgaggacgCTAGGTGTAAGTCCCAAGGGTCACGGACACTAGGCGGAAGACTGGACGAGTCAGGGATCAAAAATCCAGCATGAAGTTTTGATGTctcagatgctgagcaaaagtccagacggtctggaggacaggtctgacaaaaggtaaattctcctgagaggagtacgtgaggatgtgttcccgttgagggaacaatatgtgtcagttcgacctaggattttctggaaatccgaaagtcagaatcgaacagtccaaagactgtcaaacATTTTATTACcatattattttattgtgctaaactttgttttacaggatatatttgGTATTTGGACTAACCTGCCTTGCAAGAAGTAAGAAGCACAAAAGTAAAACTCGAATGATCAgtgttggaaggtgccttctatatgtctgaaggtgccttcgatgaacagtgttggaggtgccttccatatgGCTAAAGGTGCCTTTAGCTGGATCAATTTCGCAGATTGCGGAAGTTATCAAGTCTGAGAGTTTGGGGATAAATTCtacagctggaggcaccttccatgttattgaaggcgccttcagcactctATGAAAGAAGTCTTCGAGCAAGACATTCAACATAACTCATCTTCAAGATCCTTCTCGTGCGTACTGCTCCAAAGACAATCCATGAAGCCGTAATGCTGCTCTAAAGATCAAAAGCTCTATTTTTAGAATTCTAAGTTTTTGGTATACTTTcaattattgtaattaaattattACAC includes these proteins:
- the LOC122054183 gene encoding probable UDP-N-acetylglucosamine--peptide N-acetylglucosaminyltransferase SEC, translated to MLRNLAGIYYEQSQLDMAILHYKQAINCDSTFIEAYNNLGNALKDAGHVEEAINFYRSCLALQPNHPQELSSLGNIYMDCNMMSIAASFYKATLAVTTGISAPFNNLAIIYKQQGNYAEVIACYNEVLRRLLLMVLSIEGTH